The genomic interval ACATACAAAATCTTGAAATCACCCTGGCGGGCCGCTTCGCGCATGGCGTTGATCCCCGGGCGGAATTTCTTGCGGTAAGCCGATTGGGCCGGATCGGAGAAAACCTGGACGATATTCACTCCGTCTCGTTCGGCTTGATCCTTGATCTGGCGTAGCTGTGCATCCAGGCTGAACGAGTCGCTTTGCATCTCGGACGAGTAACGGATGTATGCTGCCCCAGGGAGCGGTGAAGAGTCTTCTTTCTTGCTATATTTGTTCATTTTGTTTTTCCCTTTTTGTTTAAAATTGAGCTGTGCAGTAATTGAAAGAACTAAGCGAGATATTGCATAACCACCTCCAGTACGGAGCAGCGTTTGAAGGATTAGCCGGAATCGTTGGATTTTTCCTGGTTGAGCGCCAGGTAACGTTGATTGATACGCGCCAGCCATTCGATCAGGCCCTTCGGAAGCCTGTCTGGTAAATTTTGCTGCTCCTGGGGATGGGT from Terriglobia bacterium carries:
- a CDS encoding recombinase family protein, which gives rise to MAGAYQSTLPGAQPGKIQRFRLILQTLLRTGGGYAISRLVLSITAQLNFKQKGKNKMNKYSKKEDSSPLPGAAYIRYSSEMQSDSFSLDAQLRQIKDQAERDGVNIVQVFSDPAQSAYRKKFRPGINAMREAARQGDFKILYV